A window of Candidatus Nitrospira allomarina genomic DNA:
CAGGAGCCTTGGCAGTCGGCATGCCACTTGATGAAAAAATTGTTGCCACTGATTCCTGTGGACTTCGCCTCATGGTAATGGCGGGCGGGGAGGGATTTCAGGAAGTCATCTGTTGTGGCCATTCGTTTGGTGCGAAAGCGATTCAGAGTCTAGAGTTTGGCCAGATGCGGGGAGAGGACACCAACCGAGAGCAATCCCCCAACACGCCACATCAAGGGACCGCATAAGAGGGCACATTCAACATGTTAGGGTGGACACCAGATTCAATTAAGCAATGGGTCCGATGGATGCAGTTCCTCGACCGGTGGGGCTACATCACCGCCTGCTTGAGTTTTCTTCTCGTGGGTATGCTGGTCTTCGGTTATAGTTGGGTAGCCTATGCTCAATCGATACAGACCGCGTTTTTGCCAGCGACCATCACTTTATTGAATGACCTGTTGTTCGTCATTATTCTTTTGGAATTGTTTCGCACGGTATTAGGCTTTCTACAAAACGACCGCATTCGACTGGAACCCTTCCTGCATGTGGGGATCATCGCTTCTGTCCGAAGAATTCTTACCGCTGGTGCTGAATTCTCGCACCAGGAATCTGTCCCTGAAGATATGTTTCGTCATTACCTCATGGATATGTCCCTGCATGTCATCGTAATTTTGGTCCTCATGATCGCACTATATCTTCACCGAAAATCCGAACTTCCGGTAGAACCTCTTCTCAACAAATAGCCCTTCCGAATTCCAGAGAAATTCTTTTTCTCATTTCTCTTCCCCCAAACATATATATTGCCAGAAATTCCTAATGAACTTCTTGGGCTCATATTGCATACCGCCGGGGGCTGTGGCAGTATAGCCTCCTTTTTAGACGACAATCTGTTCTGTTGGTATCATGGATTCTCTTCCTGAATTAGTCGGCACGGTCCATATTATTCTGGGCCCCTATCGAGGAAATCCGATTGCACTGTACATGTGCCAGGATGAGTCTACCTGCCGGATTTCTCCTCGTATCTACCCGTGGAATCAAACTGTTGGAACCGGAGAAACCCCTAATAAGGCCGCTGCAGACTTTGAAGCCAGGTGGAAAGAGACCGACCTAGCCGACGATATGTATACCGGCCCTCATTGGGAAGGTGGCATCAAACCGGAAAAGCCCAAACCCGTACCTGCTCCAAAACTTTCCACTCCTCCTGCAGCCAAGGAAGAGGCTGCACAAGAGACCAAACCCCCTCCACCTAAATCACCGGCCCAGCCGGATCCACCCCAACCAAGTCCCGAAGCCGAAGACGCGGCTAAGTAAAACTACCAGTCCTTTTATCCGTTTGAAAGTTCTCTTTCTTATGGATTTGGTGTGAACCAGGCCAAACTGTCCTGAACAGGCTATGTTCGGCTGTCGGCAAACTGCCTGGCGGATTGAATCAACGCCGAAAATAGACGTTTCTGAATCGCATCCTTCCGGTATAAAAACTCCGGATGCCATTGGACCCCAAGCCAGAATGGATGACGAGAGGCTTCAATCGCTTCAATGACTCCATCTGGAGCAATCCCGGTAACCTGAAAGGACGATGGAACAGATTTGATAGATTGATGGTGGGAGCTATTCACCGCAATACTTAACCGCTTTGCGATGCGCTGCAGTAGGCTGTTTGGTTCAATACTAACCAGATGGGCTGTTTTCGTTGCCGATTTGGTGGGTCGATGTTCAATTTTCGTCGCCAATTGAGAGGAAATGTCCTGCACCAGGGTTCCTCCCAAGGCCACGTTCATGGATTGCATCCCTCCGCAAATCCCCAGGGTCGGCACACCCTGACGAAAGGCCAGCTTGGATAATCCAAGCTCTAGTTGGGCGCGCTCTTCGCTCATTTGCTGAAAAGGATACCGCTGCTTCTCCCCATACAACTCAGGTGCTAAATCCGATCCGCTCCCGGTCACCAGAAGACCGTCCAGCCGTTGCATGAGATATTTCTGTTTTGCCAAACCACGGACCAGGGGAAGCACGATGGGCACTCCCCCGACGTCCTGAATTGCCTGAAGGTACCTGGCCCTCAAAAAATAGGTGGGCTCTTTCCCACCCATATCCTTCCGATTTCCAGGGTTAAAATCCGGTGTAATTCCAATGATAGGTTTGAGCATACCAGCCGATTCAACTCAAGCGGGTTTAATCTTTCGGTCTATAGCGCTTGATCCTCGTATGCGGAAACCCCGAGGAATCGAACAGGCTCATTCCCCTTCAGATGGTCAGGAGTGATGACATACGTGCCGTAGAAGCTCGGCTCCCATACGGCTTTTGCGGTTTCAAGGTCACCACCTGTCAATCCATAGGTAAACGTTCCCACAACCCCGCCCAAGATGGCATAGGCAAACTTCACAGGGAAATAAATCACGGTCAGCAGAGCACTCCCGATCCCAAGGGCCGCTTCATTGGTTGGGCTCGATAATTCTTGGTCGGCAGCCAAACTTACCCCTGTGGCACCCAGGCATACGATCAGGGAAAAAGCCAACAACACGCACACCCCTGTCAATTGTTTAAAAACACCTCCCCAAAAACCCTTGGATTGCCGCATAAGGAATACTCCTTCCTGTTTAATTTTTATGCAAAACTTCTCGTTAGTATTTTAAACCTGAATGATGCATTAGTCTTCTGTTTTTAAATCCGAAATGAGGGATTATAGCAAATTTGGTACCTTCATTGTGACGGGGGTCTCTCTTCGGTTTCAACCAGATCCAACTCGATAAAAATCTGCCTCTTGATTTCCTCGGCCTCACGCTCAACTACCTCATCAGTTTCAGCAATGAGAGCGTCCCCTGAAACTTGGATATTTTCCTGCTTGATTCCCTGCTGAATAAAGGCATGAAGCTTGTGAAAGCACAGCAACTGCACCAATAAATCATGGCTTTTTTCTCGATAGCTTCCCTGCTTTTCAACTGAAACGCCCCTCAGAACGACTTCCAACCATGACGAATGCTGAAGAATTCCTTCGAGCCTTTCTACTTGGTTCCTTTTCATTACCACCTCGACTTGTACCCCACCTTTCCAGCTGCGTTTTTTGACATTAAACACACAGTGTACAGAATCTGAGGCACCTTCAACGGCTTCAGGGCCGTAAAACAGCGTAATGCGAAAAAGGGGAATTTGGGGCGGTGAAAGTAATGACATCCGTGATCTACTCGTTTCTTTACAAAGGGCACAACAAAAAATGAAGAGTATGCAAAACTTGGCTTGGGCCTAGTGTTCCAAGCCTACCGCATTTAGGTTGACACTCGTCAATCTTGAAAGATAGAGTCTTTTAAGTCTTAAATTTTCACAGTCCTAAATGGAGAGGTTTTACCTATGTTCGGAACCATGGGGTTCTCTGAACTCATGATCATTCTGGTGATCATCCTGATTATTTTCGGGGCAGGTCGGCTCCCGCAAATCGGAGAAGGTGTGGGGAAAGCCTTAAAAGGCTTTAAAAAAGAAGTCGCCGATATACCCTCACCAGTGGACCCAAATGAGCCACTACCCAACACACTGACAGAGCCAGGACAGGCGCAATCCCAGTCAACTACCCCTGTGGGCACTCCGACCAATCAGCCATTTCAGCCTGGTCCTGAACAAACCCCGGGAACCACTGCGGCATTACTTTATAAGGGGGCAGGGCCTGAGGTAGTCCAACCTTCATCTCAACCTGTCGGGGCTTCCAGTCCTCCTCAAGCCACGACGACTCCTTCTCCCCCCCCACCGATGTCGATGGAAGATAGACAAGCGCAACCAGCCCCCATGGCTTCCAGGCAATATCCCGCTCTCCCGGCTGGCGCACAAGCGAAGCCCGTGCTGAAGCGACCTGCAGCTGTTGTGAATAAACAAGCTGTGGCCCGTGTCCAAGCTCAACAAGCCGCAATGAAAGCCCAAACTTCCCAGCAATCCGGATTAGCTCCCCGAGATATGCAATCTCTGGGAGAAGGTCTTGGAAGTGCCGTACGTACCTTCCGGGATGCCGCGGCAGATATTAAAAATTCGATCGATCCTCAAATGCGCACCATTCAAGCGGAACTGGAGTCGGCCGAAAAAGAGATGCAAGACTCCATTGAAGTAGCCAAAGAGCCTCTAACTCCCAAAGAACCCTCTGGATCTGCATAAGCCTTTCTTGCTCACGTTCTCTACCAATTCTGCTACCATTATTGGAGCAATGTGTTTCTTTGGACTCGTTGGTTGTGTCATTGAATCCCCACCTGAATCAGCTGAAACCGTCACCGCACGACTTATTCCACTTCTGACGGATACTCAGACTGATACTAGACGAACCGCAGCCTTATCACTTGGGAAAATTGGCGACCCTCAGGGCATTCCAGCCCTTGTTCTCGCCTTATCGGATCCAGATGATCAGGTTAGACAGTCAAGTGCTTGGGCCTTGGGAGCGATGGCCGATTCACTATCAGACCAAGCTTTAGTTGCATTAGTTCAGCACCTTACGGACCCTTCCGATTCAGTTAAACAGGCTGTGGTATTGGCCTTGGGTCGGACAGCCGTGCAGAAGGAATTAATACAAGTATTAACTGAAGCCTACGCTATTTCCACCATTGAAACTCAAAGAACCATAATCCAATCTCTTGCTCACTTTGATTTTCCATTTTCCTATTCCGTGTACCTTCAAGCTCTGGAAAGTCCGGATTCTCTCACTCGACAATCTGCAATTGCAGGGCTCGGTGAATTAGGCGACCCCCGGGGACTCCCGTTGTTACGCACCCATCTTCTCCAGGATCCAAGCGTGGGTGTCCGATCGGAAGCCGCATATCGTTTGGGCAAATTGGGAACCAGCGCGGATGTGCTGGCGCTGAAGCAAGCCATGGAAACAGACCCGACTCCCAATGTGCATTTTTGGGCCTCCTGGGCCCTTAACCAAATTGGTCAAAGTACTTAATCTCCGCGAATTTTCTTCGGCATCATAATTCACCTTCCGCGCTGATTTCCGTCCAACTACCACCCTAGATCAAAATTTTTCCATGTACTATGCGTTTGATTGAATACTCGAGATAAAATCATTACAATTCGCCTTCTTTTTCTCCATGAGAAAAAAAATGAAGAAAATAAAAATTGATATGACCGTAGGCCTTTTGGCAATTCTGACAAGCCTGAGTTGCGCTTCCGCACCGGTGAAATGGTTCAAGCCCGGTACCTCGCAGGCAACCTTTTCCAAGGATAAGTCTGATTGCGAAGAAGCCTTGTTTTCAACAGGAACCACTCAAAGGACCAAAGAAGTTTATTCCTTAGAAGGGTGTTTGGAGGCAAAGGGTTATACAGCCATCCCGCTTTCTTCTCAATAACGAAAAAACCAAAAATTGATTTTATAAAGATCCTGGGGAGGATAAATTCTGGAGCTTTCGTTATTAAGAAAACGGCTAGTTTCTTAGGGGGGTGGACAATGTGTCGTTCTGATCATTTAAAATGAGGGGAAATCGTTCATGTGTTAGGAATCGTTTGAACAAGCGAACGAGAACATGAAAAAAGTTCTTTTAGTGGATGATGATCTCAATGCTCGTGAGGCTCTTCGCTTAGTCCTGGAATCTCAGAAATTGGAATGTATTGAGGTTGGTAATGGATCAGAAGCCATCGCTTGGCTATCCAACAACCGGGCGGACCTGATTATCTCCGACAATCAAATGCCGGTTCTGGCAGGCCTGGATTTTATTGATCAAATCAAATTGCAAGCAAACGATCCCATCCAAATCCCCGTCATCTTACTTAGTGGGCATCTCGACGACCAGGATAAACAGCGTGCGCGTCAGGCAGGAGTCTTTGCTATCCTGGATAAACCCTGCAACTTTAGCCAATTCCTGTCCATGGTTCAGCTTGCATTGGACCAATAAGTCTTGTCTTAGTCCCCCTGGTCCTCTCCTTCAAGAGCGTTCCTCTCAAATCCTCCTATTAAAAACTCTTCCGTATCTCTAACTTTTCCTTCTATGTGCTCATCGGCTAATCCATTTGCGGTATTTCATCATTAACCCTTTTCTCGATATCTCTTCACTAGGGTGATGGATCTACTACCACCCTACAAAAATCCTTTCCCCATATTGGGAAGTGATCGACCGAAGATATCGAAAAAATTCTCGTTAAACTCTCGCTTTAACAAAAGGAGTGTTCTCATGCTGAAAATATTCGGAGGAATGATTATTGGTTCTCTCATGACCATGATGCTCTTTGGAGGGGTATCTGCTGCAGACAAAGTTCTGGCGAATGGGCAAACCTTATTTTTTGACCAGATCCACCGACCAGACACCACCACCACACTTCTACTACTGGTCTTTTTAAGTATTTTCCTTGCTTCTCTGACTCTATGGCCTGCCAAGCCTGTTTTGGACACAAAGAAGATTACCAAACAATTGCGCCGGCACTGTTAAAAATCAGAATTTTTCAATCCCAAGACAACAAAGCAGCCGTGAGAGAAACTACTTGAAGGGGAGCATAATGCGGACTGAGACAGTCAAGTCGACTACCAGACATTGATGCCGATAATACTATCATTTTGTGAGCCAACGGATCTGTATTGAAATACATCTGTTTCTCAATGGGTATTTCATTTGTTTTTCCAGTGAAACCTAAAAAGGGTGGCTGAATGGCCTCGACACGTTCATGCTTCAAAATCCTGAGCATGAATGGATCGGAAAAGGCTTTTGGGCAATAACGGTGTCGGAAACGATAACTGAAGGTGAACGTGACGCACGAATACCATTTCAGGGGTAAAACATTTATGACATTTTTCTGATTTTATCGTTTCTGCGCCGCCTCCACATAGAATATTTCAGAAGAGATACTGCCATGATTTATCTATTCCGGTTGGCCCCAAAAAGCGTTAATTTATATCCAAAAAGTCCGAAGCTGATGAATCCAAGATTTTCCAATAAATATATCCTACCCCATACTTCTCCATTAGTCTTCCAGAACATTTTGACGGAGGAGGACAAACAATCATAGGAAACTCCCTCTATTTAAATGAAAGATATCGTGGAACCTCAGAGCCGCGACAGTGAATTCCGAAATCACGAGCAGTCGCACATAGCATCACCCGGAGTCTGAACCAAATGGGGCGATTTTTTCTTTCCACGAAATCTGATGGAAAACTCGCCGTCGGAGGAGAAGTCAATATTGGCACCTACTTCTCTTGTCCCAGGTAATCCACAAGGCACATTACAAAAAGCTCAGCAAATCGGTGCGGCAGCCCTAGTACCAGTAGGTTCCTCATCCCAGGATCGGGCGGTGGCCTTGTCAGCCAATGCCTTTGAAGCAGCAGCCCGCCAGGAACTGCAACGAAAAACCAAACAATGTTTTTCCCTCTCATATTGATCTGTTCGTTTATAAGTACATTAGTTTAATCACTCGCTCTTAAAGCTGGGCATACCTTTCCACTCCCAAGAATCTCTTGCCCATCGTCTTCTCCACATTGAATAAACTCCTTCGCTCTCATAAAAACACCTTTCACAAGCCTATACTGAAAATTATGATCCCAATAAGCTCAGGGTACCATTACCAAGGAAGTTGGCAACGGACTTGCTCAATCGTATTTTCAATACAAAGCAGAGCCAGAATAGGGATATAAAAACACAACCAAGCACACCCAATTATATGGAAACGACATCAAACGTTGGCCACGGGCAATATCTCAAAATGATGGAGATGCGAAGACGTATGAACATTGTGGAAAAAATGAAACATGACTGGAACGAACGGGCTCAACACCATGCCAGATTTTGGATTGCCACCGAGGATTACCGCACAGAAGAGAAATTCGCTCAATCGGGAAATGACACTGCCCAGGCTCTGTTGGCAACCATTCCTGTTCCTCCCTTACCGTCGTGGAAAGTCCTGGACATCGGATGCGGCATTGGCAGAGTCCTTAAAGCCCTCGCCTCCCATTTTGATTATTTAGTTGGAGTCGATGTCTCCTCCGCAATGATTGCCCAGAGTAAACAATGGTTAGCCGACGATCCTCATGTTCACACGTATGAAACCTCTGGAGTGGATCTTCAAGAATTTCCTCACTCCTCCTTTGATCTGGTCTATTCCTATGTCACATTTCAGCATATGCCCCGTCCTGTATTTGAACGTTATCTGGGAGAAATCCATCGCGTCCTGACTCTTCATGGCTATCTGGCCTTTCAACTGCCCATAGGCCATTTTCATGATGTTCCTTTCGAGGACACCATTGGAATCCGGTCGTATTCCCATCAGGAAATTGAAGAAAGCCTTCGGCGGAACGGCTTAGACTTCCTTAAGTACCCATCATCCAGTTCCGAATTCTTAGAAATGTCTGATCCGCATAGTCACCGTTTCCGGTTGGCACAAAAGATCGGTCCAATAGGCCCCACTGTCTCAATGGACTGGGACGAATTGGAACAACCGCACTTTGTCTCTGAATTGGAAAACCATCTTTATGGCATTTATGCCGAAAATTGCGCATACTCCGGCGACTATCAGGAAGGAATTCAGACGCTGCAAACTATGATCAATAAGAATCCCGCAACTCTGGAAGGAAGATTACGGTTGGCAGCATTATTGATCGAGACGGGACAACTCCCACAAGCTTTGGTTACCATAAAAGAAATCATCACCATCCATCCTGGATATAAAGAAGGCCATCGAACGCTCAGGCAACTTCTCGAGAAATGTCCGAATCTACATCCTTCTAAGATTCCTTCTCTCTCCACAGCCAGCAAATACTCTCCTGCCCACACATCACGAAATACTCCTGCGTTAGCAAACAGGGAATATTCGACCACCTAAAGTCTGAATAAAATACACTATCCACCGGCCTCTATTCAGCCAACCCTAGGTTATCAACATGCATGTGTAAATTTTGGCTTTCTAATAGCCTTTCTTTTGTTATAATCATGTTCACGGGTCGTAAATCTAATCCTTTATCTTTCACTACCAAACTAGGAGGAAAGCATGGCAGAAAAACCATGGGTATTGGTGTCAACATTTTTTCTGGTCATGGGAATGTCGGGCGTTGCATTTGGGAATCCGCCAAACAATGGCCCTGGGTGCGGGTTAGGGAAACTCGCGTGGGAAGATTCCAGCCAAAAGGAAAGCATTGGTGGCCAGGTCTTGATGGCCACAACCAACGGCACTTTTGGGTCTCAAACATTTGGAATCAGTTCGGGCACTTCCGGATGCACCAATGATGGGAAAATTTTTGCCTCAGAAAAAGTGAATGTCTTCGCGGCTGTTAATTTTGACAATTTGGCTCAAGAAATGGCTCAAGGAGAAGGCGAACATCTCACGTCATTGGCCACACTAATGGGTATTCCTGTCGTCCAACAACCTGCGTTCTTTGCCATGACCCAAGAGAAATACACCACTCTCGTGCAGGAGGGTGAAACCTCTCCAAAGGCGGTGGTAAAAGCCATTCACGAAGCCATGGTCGACCATCCCGTTTTAGCTCAAGTCACGACATCGAAGTAAATTATTTCAGGCTCCGGCTGGTAAAGCCGGAGCCTCTCTTTTCATTACCTTCCTGACATGTGGTAAATATTCTTATTCTTTTTCTTGCGCTTCTGCTCCTTCCCTCTGAGCTCAAGGCGCAAGCGCCTCCTTCTCCCTATCTGCATGGACTTCTTCAACAAGCCATCACGGAGAAAATTCACCAGGACCGTTACTGGCATCTTTTACTCCATTACCGGAAAAATCCTTTTGGTGGCCATACCAGCGAAGTCGATGATCCGGGGTTTTTCCTCTCACCATATGGGAAAACCGATCCAGAAGCTGAATTACATGCCACACTGACACATTTTTTTTCTGAGACATTAGTTGGTCGCTCCAAACAGCCGGCACAATGTGCTTTTATTGCCCGGTATCATTGGCTGAAAGAAAAACTGCACTTTCACTCTAAGCTTCTTCCTCATCCATGTGAACGTTTTGTCAGTTGGCTTAGTGAATTGAATCCGGCCTCGATTACCTTTATTTTTCCTTCCGCCTATATGGATAACCCGGCCTCCATGTTCGGGCATTCATTTTTACGAGTGGATCAAAAAGGCCAAACTGCAGAAACGAATATTTTAGCGTATACGATTAACTATGCCGCGGAGGTCCCGCCGGATGCGGGGATTGAATTCGCATATAAAGGAATTTTTGGAGGATACAAGGGGTTCTTTTCGACCATTCCCTATT
This region includes:
- a CDS encoding phosphate-starvation-inducible PsiE family protein, with the protein product MLGWTPDSIKQWVRWMQFLDRWGYITACLSFLLVGMLVFGYSWVAYAQSIQTAFLPATITLLNDLLFVIILLELFRTVLGFLQNDRIRLEPFLHVGIIASVRRILTAGAEFSHQESVPEDMFRHYLMDMSLHVIVILVLMIALYLHRKSELPVEPLLNK
- a CDS encoding gamma-glutamyl-gamma-aminobutyrate hydrolase family protein; amino-acid sequence: MLKPIIGITPDFNPGNRKDMGGKEPTYFLRARYLQAIQDVGGVPIVLPLVRGLAKQKYLMQRLDGLLVTGSGSDLAPELYGEKQRYPFQQMSEERAQLELGLSKLAFRQGVPTLGICGGMQSMNVALGGTLVQDISSQLATKIEHRPTKSATKTAHLVSIEPNSLLQRIAKRLSIAVNSSHHQSIKSVPSSFQVTGIAPDGVIEAIEASRHPFWLGVQWHPEFLYRKDAIQKRLFSALIQSARQFADSRT
- the tatA gene encoding twin-arginine translocase TatA/TatE family subunit, with the translated sequence MFGTMGFSELMIILVIILIIFGAGRLPQIGEGVGKALKGFKKEVADIPSPVDPNEPLPNTLTEPGQAQSQSTTPVGTPTNQPFQPGPEQTPGTTAALLYKGAGPEVVQPSSQPVGASSPPQATTTPSPPPPMSMEDRQAQPAPMASRQYPALPAGAQAKPVLKRPAAVVNKQAVARVQAQQAAMKAQTSQQSGLAPRDMQSLGEGLGSAVRTFRDAAADIKNSIDPQMRTIQAELESAEKEMQDSIEVAKEPLTPKEPSGSA
- a CDS encoding HEAT repeat domain-containing protein; the protein is MLTFSTNSATIIGAMCFFGLVGCVIESPPESAETVTARLIPLLTDTQTDTRRTAALSLGKIGDPQGIPALVLALSDPDDQVRQSSAWALGAMADSLSDQALVALVQHLTDPSDSVKQAVVLALGRTAVQKELIQVLTEAYAISTIETQRTIIQSLAHFDFPFSYSVYLQALESPDSLTRQSAIAGLGELGDPRGLPLLRTHLLQDPSVGVRSEAAYRLGKLGTSADVLALKQAMETDPTPNVHFWASWALNQIGQST
- a CDS encoding response regulator, giving the protein MKKVLLVDDDLNAREALRLVLESQKLECIEVGNGSEAIAWLSNNRADLIISDNQMPVLAGLDFIDQIKLQANDPIQIPVILLSGHLDDQDKQRARQAGVFAILDKPCNFSQFLSMVQLALDQ
- a CDS encoding putative metalloprotease CJM1_0395 family protein, with protein sequence MAPTSLVPGNPQGTLQKAQQIGAAALVPVGSSSQDRAVALSANAFEAAARQELQRKTKQCFSLSY
- a CDS encoding methyltransferase domain-containing protein yields the protein MNIVEKMKHDWNERAQHHARFWIATEDYRTEEKFAQSGNDTAQALLATIPVPPLPSWKVLDIGCGIGRVLKALASHFDYLVGVDVSSAMIAQSKQWLADDPHVHTYETSGVDLQEFPHSSFDLVYSYVTFQHMPRPVFERYLGEIHRVLTLHGYLAFQLPIGHFHDVPFEDTIGIRSYSHQEIEESLRRNGLDFLKYPSSSSEFLEMSDPHSHRFRLAQKIGPIGPTVSMDWDELEQPHFVSELENHLYGIYAENCAYSGDYQEGIQTLQTMINKNPATLEGRLRLAALLIETGQLPQALVTIKEIITIHPGYKEGHRTLRQLLEKCPNLHPSKIPSLSTASKYSPAHTSRNTPALANREYSTT
- a CDS encoding DUF3015 domain-containing protein; the protein is MAEKPWVLVSTFFLVMGMSGVAFGNPPNNGPGCGLGKLAWEDSSQKESIGGQVLMATTNGTFGSQTFGISSGTSGCTNDGKIFASEKVNVFAAVNFDNLAQEMAQGEGEHLTSLATLMGIPVVQQPAFFAMTQEKYTTLVQEGETSPKAVVKAIHEAMVDHPVLAQVTTSK